The following proteins are encoded in a genomic region of Methanobrevibacter sp.:
- a CDS encoding TrkH family potassium uptake protein produces the protein MRYINKNDIISILSYSGQMMEVIGIMCLLPIVFEFISLEFNVMGYVIAGLISFTFGILFDKGFSKYRKRMRLKHAMIVSAFIWMWASIIGGVALCLVTNLDYLSCVFENMSALTGTGITMFRNVESLPLSVLFFRSFEQWIGGLGVIILVIGVMTRPGTATAKLYQSEAREERLEPSIKSTLKKTFHIYLIYTVGGIILYLIAGMPLFDSINASFTSISTGGMSIKNANMGFYHNDWIYLITIILMILGATSFTAHYRIIKTRGMSLIKDLQFQIMLIIVAIGFILITTIYHFIPIETLFTVVSAITTTGASVEPDKIFNAWPIFPLIVIMTFMLIGGSSGSTVGSIKLLRVIMFFKGVYKHLKEIMSPEGRVMVIKISNHIIPTKAVTESGTYITLFMVFVLIGWALFCAFGYDPFKSLFGIVSLQGNNGLELGIINFDLHWFLKIVSIFHMWIGRLEIFPVLVLLKTCFEVLKI, from the coding sequence ATGCGATACATAAATAAAAACGACATTATTTCTATCTTAAGCTATTCCGGACAGATGATGGAAGTTATAGGAATAATGTGTTTATTACCTATAGTTTTTGAATTTATTTCATTGGAATTTAATGTTATGGGCTATGTTATCGCCGGACTTATTTCATTTACTTTTGGAATTCTTTTCGACAAGGGATTTTCGAAATATAGGAAACGCATGAGATTGAAACATGCTATGATCGTTTCCGCATTCATATGGATGTGGGCAAGTATTATTGGTGGAGTAGCTCTCTGTTTAGTTACAAATCTAGATTATCTGTCATGTGTTTTTGAAAATATGTCCGCATTGACTGGTACTGGAATAACAATGTTCCGAAATGTTGAATCATTGCCTTTATCAGTTCTATTTTTCAGATCATTCGAACAATGGATTGGAGGATTGGGAGTAATTATTCTGGTTATTGGAGTAATGACCCGACCAGGAACAGCTACTGCAAAATTATACCAATCCGAAGCTCGTGAAGAACGTTTGGAACCAAGTATAAAAAGTACTCTTAAAAAAACATTCCACATTTATTTGATTTATACAGTCGGTGGAATCATACTATATTTAATAGCAGGAATGCCTTTGTTCGATTCCATAAATGCCTCATTCACATCCATATCCACTGGAGGAATGTCAATAAAAAATGCAAACATGGGCTTTTACCACAACGACTGGATTTACCTTATCACAATCATCCTTATGATATTGGGAGCTACAAGTTTTACAGCCCATTATAGAATTATTAAAACACGTGGAATGTCACTCATTAAGGATTTGCAATTTCAAATCATGCTCATAATCGTTGCAATAGGATTTATCCTGATTACAACAATATATCATTTTATTCCAATAGAAACATTGTTTACTGTGGTATCAGCGATTACCACAACAGGAGCTTCTGTTGAACCTGATAAAATATTCAATGCTTGGCCGATATTTCCTTTAATCGTAATTATGACATTTATGCTCATTGGTGGTTCTAGCGGATCTACCGTAGGTTCAATTAAACTTTTACGTGTCATAATGTTCTTCAAAGGAGTTTATAAACACTTGAAGGAAATCATGTCCCCTGAAGGAAGGGTAATGGTAATAAAAATATCAAATCATATAATTCCAACAAAAGCAGTGACGGAAAGTGGAACCTACATTACTCTATTTATGGTATTCGTTCTTATCGGATGGGCTCTATTCTGTGCATTCGGATACGATCCGTTTAAAAGCCTATTTGGAATAGTCTCCCTCCAGGGTAACAACGGTTTGGAATTGGGAATTATCAATTTTGATTTGCATTGGTTTTTAAAGATAGTTTCAATATTCCACATGTGGATCGGAAGGCTGGAAATCTTTCCAGTACTGGTTTTATTAAAAACATGCTTCGAAGTACTTAAAATATAA
- a CDS encoding UPF0104 family protein, with amino-acid sequence MKHKSVIFLGISLIILAVMLYIVGIDNIISALEKADMYLILLAVVVQIFICYMYALRWHIINKVADIDVSIKNLLPMTFVGLAFNNITPAGRGGGEPVRAYILARDSDYPMEETFATVVADRALDTFPFIVLAILTIIGATFYFKIATWLIIAMIIAVIAIVAVLAILIYMVLNEKFSEKVSNFIISLLRRFYKKNSEALEKKVFETIAGFQDTLKLMLDKNNIAKYALPLSFIIWIFEILRVYIVFLAFGANISPIIIGEVFIMASLVGMIPALPGGIGAVDGIMIIFYSMAGISTSISAAATVVERLISFWMVTIIGMCIVPYYGKSVFDKISFNPKADQTFDEITDEFEDIGEDGKVFDKDYDEKNK; translated from the coding sequence ATGAAGCATAAATCTGTAATTTTTTTAGGAATAAGTTTGATTATCCTTGCGGTAATGCTTTATATAGTTGGTATTGATAACATTATTTCAGCATTGGAAAAGGCTGACATGTATTTAATTTTATTGGCCGTTGTAGTGCAAATTTTTATCTGTTATATGTATGCTTTGAGATGGCATATTATTAATAAGGTAGCAGATATTGACGTGTCAATTAAAAACTTGCTTCCAATGACATTTGTAGGTCTTGCATTTAACAATATTACTCCTGCTGGAAGAGGTGGGGGAGAACCTGTAAGGGCATACATATTGGCTAGGGATTCAGATTATCCGATGGAAGAGACATTTGCAACAGTTGTGGCCGATAGGGCTTTAGATACATTCCCGTTTATTGTATTAGCTATTTTGACAATTATTGGCGCTACATTCTACTTTAAAATTGCTACCTGGTTGATTATAGCTATGATTATAGCAGTAATTGCAATCGTGGCCGTTCTCGCAATTTTAATTTACATGGTATTAAATGAAAAGTTTAGTGAAAAGGTTTCAAATTTCATTATATCATTGCTTAGAAGATTTTATAAGAAGAATTCAGAGGCTCTTGAAAAGAAAGTTTTCGAAACAATAGCTGGTTTTCAGGATACCTTGAAATTGATGCTTGATAAGAACAATATAGCTAAATATGCACTTCCATTGTCATTCATTATTTGGATTTTTGAGATTCTTCGTGTGTACATTGTATTCTTGGCATTTGGAGCCAATATAAGTCCTATTATTATTGGTGAAGTATTCATCATGGCTTCATTGGTAGGTATGATTCCTGCACTTCCAGGTGGAATCGGTGCAGTTGACGGAATCATGATCATATTCTATTCAATGGCAGGCATCTCAACATCTATCAGTGCTGCAGCTACCGTTGTGGAAAGACTAATTTCCTTCTGGATGGTTACCATTATAGGAATGTGCATTGTTCCTTATTATGGTAAGTCAGTATTCGATAAGATTTCATTCAATCCGAAGGCAGATCAAACATTTGACGAAATAACTGATGAATTTGAAGATATTGGTGAAGATGGTAAAGTTTTCGATAAGGACTATGATGAAAAAAATAAATAG
- the fhcD gene encoding formylmethanofuran--tetrahydromethanopterin N-formyltransferase: protein MEINGVEIKDNYAEAFGIKVTRLLVTAATKKLAKVAATEATGYGTSVIGCPAEAGIDCYMPPTETPDGRPGYVIMICNGSKKKLDHELLERVGMCILTAPTTAVFNLLDDEDDLLKTGFKLKFFGDGYEETLEIAGRKMHAIPIMSGDFLVEDKFGYKDGVAGGNFFIIADSKMSGLIAAEVAVDAIAAVPKVITPFPGGMVASGSKVGCNSYEFLDASTNEKMCISLKEKGMESNIREDAHGVFEIVIDGADEESVRAAMKAGIEAACTVDGVLEIDAGNFGGNLGAYKINLQDLF, encoded by the coding sequence ATGGAAATTAACGGTGTAGAAATTAAAGATAATTACGCAGAAGCTTTCGGAATTAAAGTTACAAGATTACTCGTTACTGCAGCTACTAAAAAATTAGCTAAAGTTGCAGCTACTGAAGCTACTGGATACGGAACTTCTGTAATCGGATGTCCTGCTGAAGCAGGTATTGATTGTTACATGCCTCCAACCGAAACTCCTGACGGAAGACCTGGTTACGTTATCATGATCTGTAACGGTTCTAAAAAGAAATTAGACCACGAACTTCTTGAAAGAGTAGGAATGTGTATTTTAACCGCACCAACCACTGCAGTATTCAACCTTCTTGACGATGAGGATGACTTACTCAAAACCGGTTTCAAATTAAAATTCTTCGGTGACGGATATGAAGAAACCTTAGAAATCGCTGGTAGAAAAATGCACGCTATCCCAATTATGTCTGGTGACTTCTTAGTAGAAGACAAATTCGGATACAAAGACGGTGTAGCTGGAGGAAACTTCTTCATTATTGCTGACAGTAAAATGTCCGGTTTAATAGCTGCTGAAGTAGCTGTAGACGCTATTGCTGCTGTACCTAAAGTAATTACTCCATTCCCTGGAGGTATGGTTGCTTCCGGTTCAAAAGTAGGTTGTAACAGTTACGAATTCTTAGACGCATCCACCAACGAAAAAATGTGTATCAGCTTAAAAGAAAAAGGTATGGAATCCAACATCAGAGAAGATGCACACGGTGTATTTGAAATCGTAATTGACGGTGCTGACGAAGAATCCGTACGTGCTGCTATGAAAGCAGGTATTGAAGCTGCTTGTACCGTTGACGGTGTTTTAGAAATCGACGCTGGTAACTTCGGTGGAAACTTAGGAGCTTACAAAATCAACTTACAAGACTTATTCTAA
- a CDS encoding NAD-binding protein: MRITLRKFARQIMSKLPLNYIRNGSILVIGLLIYGIIGSRIIMGLDFFNSLYYSIITMATVGYGDIVPKTFIQKIFSMTLALGGVGIITYMFSIILENFSKRMSEYSKGAKMYKKIKKMRDYYILCGYGRVGKVVFEELKQRNQNVIIIEKDIQATQDIDPDDSTVIINRDATEDSLLSQIIFDKCRSIIVTTGSDVTNLFIVLTIRELQPNAWVVSRCSKTENIKRLYKAGANKIVSPEIIGGADLYFEAAKPHLIRITLRHNVEDITREMKMIIDHKCTLENIDYHFPGIRAPLTRKIGVLTLEEIEEFEEKLKNNPQKRSSLKNLYDSVHEIHSHWISGSDKANIDRLIKEIEKKDKIIGIDLTNEEIAEITSKYIHHDD; encoded by the coding sequence ATGAGAATAACTTTAAGAAAATTTGCAAGACAGATAATGAGTAAGCTTCCGCTAAACTACATAAGGAACGGAAGCATCCTTGTCATTGGGCTATTGATATATGGCATTATCGGTTCCAGAATTATAATGGGCCTGGACTTTTTTAACTCATTGTATTACAGCATAATCACAATGGCCACTGTAGGATATGGGGATATCGTGCCTAAAACTTTCATTCAAAAGATATTTTCCATGACTCTTGCATTGGGCGGTGTTGGAATAATAACATACATGTTCAGCATAATTCTTGAAAACTTCTCAAAAAGAATGAGCGAATACTCAAAAGGGGCAAAAATGTATAAGAAAATCAAGAAAATGAGAGACTATTACATCCTCTGCGGATATGGTCGTGTGGGAAAGGTTGTTTTTGAAGAGCTTAAGCAAAGAAATCAGAATGTGATAATAATAGAAAAAGACATTCAGGCCACACAGGACATCGATCCTGACGATTCCACAGTAATCATAAATAGGGACGCAACTGAAGACTCCCTTCTAAGCCAGATAATCTTTGACAAGTGCAGAAGCATTATAGTCACAACCGGTAGCGATGTCACTAACCTGTTTATCGTATTGACAATCAGGGAACTTCAGCCAAACGCATGGGTCGTTTCAAGATGCAGCAAGACAGAAAACATAAAAAGGCTTTACAAGGCAGGGGCAAACAAAATCGTGTCTCCGGAAATAATAGGTGGAGCCGACCTTTACTTTGAAGCTGCAAAGCCCCATCTGATTAGGATAACCCTAAGACACAATGTAGAAGACATCACCCGTGAAATGAAAATGATAATAGACCACAAATGCACATTGGAAAACATTGACTATCATTTCCCAGGAATCAGAGCTCCTTTGACACGTAAGATTGGAGTGTTGACCCTTGAAGAGATTGAGGAGTTTGAAGAAAAGCTGAAAAACAATCCTCAAAAAAGAAGTTCACTGAAAAACCTTTATGATTCAGTTCATGAAATACATTCACACTGGATTTCCGGCTCAGACAAGGCCAATATCGACAGGCTGATCAAGGAGATTGAAAAGAAGGACAAAATCATTGGAATTGACCTTACCAATGAAGAAATAGCTGAAATCACATCAAAATATATCCATCATGATGATTAA
- a CDS encoding NAD(P)H-hydrate dehydratase, with protein sequence MSPLDMKITDINCECLGLSRLCLMESAGKSLAEEVGKIAVYTFSKPVKVAIFTGSGGNGGDGFVAARYLLNRGYEVDIYNLNPTIKDENARINYEILLSMKPRLSHLNIYNLDSVEDIENTQIAQSESFSEFIIIDAILGTGIRGKLRPKVRKAIEVINESNGLTISVDVPSGLNPENGEISDIAVDPEYTVSFHKIKDGVELAGEELTGGSVICDIGIPIEAEYFTGIGDLLRLKNRSDASHKGNNGKLLIVGGSKDYFGAPAIAGLSAISAGADLVYIATPTPAALPVKLTSPDFIVRELEGDYLGLEHLDEIMDLVDSVDAVLIGPGAGRCEGTSKLFNVLAAKIKKPMVIDADALKEVDINLVKNNENLILTPHLFEFKAFFDKVIKELGIRSNDFKIADATNFNMVDGTVTAFQRIVREIKGTVIIKGEYDFIVNRKRFKINKTGNPGMTVGGTGDALAGLTASLFSQGLDAFDASIVAAYVNGRAGDVAFEKDGYGFSATDLTKNIGSILLNG encoded by the coding sequence ATTTCTCCTTTAGATATGAAAATTACTGACATTAACTGCGAGTGCTTGGGTCTTTCAAGATTATGTTTAATGGAATCAGCTGGAAAATCATTGGCTGAAGAGGTTGGAAAGATTGCGGTCTATACCTTTTCAAAGCCAGTTAAGGTAGCTATTTTTACAGGTTCTGGTGGAAATGGGGGGGATGGTTTTGTAGCTGCTAGATATTTGCTGAACAGAGGATATGAGGTTGACATATATAATTTAAATCCAACCATCAAGGATGAAAACGCTAGGATAAATTATGAAATCCTTCTTAGCATGAAACCGAGGCTTTCTCACTTGAATATCTATAATCTGGATAGTGTGGAAGATATTGAAAATACTCAGATTGCCCAAAGCGAAAGTTTTTCCGAGTTTATAATAATTGATGCCATTTTGGGAACTGGAATTAGGGGAAAATTAAGGCCTAAAGTAAGAAAAGCCATTGAGGTGATAAACGAATCTAATGGTCTTACAATTTCTGTAGATGTTCCTTCAGGCCTCAATCCTGAAAATGGTGAAATTTCAGATATTGCAGTAGATCCTGAATATACTGTCAGTTTTCATAAAATCAAGGATGGTGTGGAGCTTGCAGGAGAGGAACTCACTGGAGGAAGTGTAATTTGCGACATTGGAATTCCCATCGAAGCGGAATACTTTACAGGTATTGGGGACCTCCTAAGGCTCAAAAACAGATCAGACGCATCTCATAAGGGGAACAACGGAAAGCTGCTAATTGTTGGAGGAAGCAAGGATTATTTTGGAGCGCCCGCCATTGCAGGCCTGTCAGCCATTTCTGCAGGTGCAGATTTGGTTTATATTGCAACACCCACACCTGCAGCGCTGCCGGTCAAATTGACCTCTCCCGACTTTATCGTTCGTGAACTTGAAGGGGATTATCTGGGCTTGGAACATTTGGATGAAATCATGGATCTTGTAGATTCGGTGGATGCCGTGTTGATAGGTCCTGGAGCCGGAAGGTGTGAGGGCACTTCAAAATTATTCAACGTTCTTGCAGCAAAAATCAAAAAGCCAATGGTAATTGATGCTGACGCATTAAAGGAGGTAGACATCAATCTGGTTAAAAACAATGAGAATCTTATTCTGACTCCTCATTTGTTTGAATTTAAGGCATTCTTCGATAAAGTCATTAAAGAGCTTGGAATCAGGTCAAATGATTTCAAAATAGCTGATGCAACTAATTTCAACATGGTTGATGGAACCGTAACTGCATTTCAGAGGATTGTAAGGGAGATTAAGGGAACTGTCATCATCAAAGGGGAATATGATTTCATAGTCAATAGGAAAAGGTTTAAAATTAACAAGACTGGAAATCCTGGAATGACTGTTGGAGGAACCGGAGATGCCTTGGCTGGTTTAACTGCAAGTCTGTTTTCACAGGGTTTGGATGCTTTTGACGCTTCTATTGTAGCTGCTTATGTCAATGGTAGGGCAGGTGATGTTGCATTTGAAAAGGATGGCTATGGCTTTTCAGCTACAGATTTAACTAAAAATATTGGTTCAATATTGCTAAATGGATGA
- the sfsA gene encoding DNA/RNA nuclease SfsA, which yields MDYVKGIFKNRPNRFVAEVEVDGNIEIAHVPNTGRCKELLVDDAEVYLAPSDNPNRKTKFTLHFVVNRNELVSLYSQEANRIVYEAIENNQIKELSGYSILQREKTIDNSRIDIYLANENEECYVEVKGVTLIIDDEARFPDAPTERGTKHLKELIKLKKQGIRTVVFFLIQHPAGDKFRPNWDNDPKFSKTLNEAHDAGVEILVYKTENTLDGINFVERSLEFELSKKED from the coding sequence ATGGATTATGTTAAGGGCATCTTTAAAAATCGTCCCAACAGGTTTGTTGCGGAGGTGGAAGTTGATGGGAATATTGAAATAGCCCACGTGCCGAATACTGGAAGGTGCAAGGAGCTGTTGGTGGATGATGCTGAGGTTTATTTGGCTCCTTCGGACAATCCCAACAGAAAAACCAAATTCACATTGCACTTTGTTGTCAATAGAAATGAATTGGTATCATTATACTCTCAAGAAGCTAATCGCATTGTATATGAAGCTATTGAAAATAATCAAATTAAAGAACTTTCAGGTTATTCTATTCTTCAAAGAGAAAAAACAATTGATAATTCAAGAATTGATATATATCTTGCAAATGAAAATGAAGAATGTTATGTTGAAGTCAAAGGGGTAACTTTAATAATTGATGATGAAGCAAGATTTCCAGACGCTCCAACCGAAAGGGGAACAAAACATCTAAAGGAACTTATAAAGCTCAAAAAACAGGGAATCCGTACAGTCGTATTTTTCCTGATTCAACATCCTGCAGGAGATAAATTTAGACCTAACTGGGATAATGATCCTAAATTTTCAAAAACATTAAATGAAGCACATGATGCAGGTGTTGAAATTTTGGTCTACAAAACTGAAAATACATTGGATGGAATAAATTTTGTTGAAAGGTCTCTTGAATTTGAACTGTCCAAAAAGGAAGATTAA
- a CDS encoding NAD-dependent protein deacylase, with product MSKINKLQEIIDKSENIVFFGGAGVSTESGIPDFRSDTGIYNYTPEEVLSHTYFENHTEEFFDYYRNHLIFNNAKPNPAHLKLAEGEKAGKIKAVITQNVDGLHQKAGSENVLELHGNVNRNYCQFCGREYEVNKILTTPGIPYCECDGLIKPDVVLYEEPLKNDIISDSIKYISQADTLIVGGTSLVVYPAAGLIQYFNGENLVLINKSPTDYDSFASLTIAEPIGEVFSQIKF from the coding sequence ATGTCAAAAATCAACAAACTTCAAGAGATTATCGATAAGTCAGAAAATATCGTCTTTTTCGGTGGCGCTGGAGTGTCTACAGAAAGTGGAATTCCTGATTTTAGAAGCGATACTGGAATCTACAATTATACTCCTGAAGAAGTGCTCTCACACACTTATTTTGAAAACCACACAGAAGAGTTCTTTGACTATTATAGAAATCATTTAATATTTAACAATGCAAAACCAAATCCTGCCCATTTAAAGTTGGCTGAAGGAGAAAAGGCAGGTAAAATTAAAGCAGTCATCACACAAAATGTTGATGGCCTTCATCAAAAAGCAGGAAGTGAAAATGTCCTTGAACTTCATGGAAACGTCAATAGGAACTATTGTCAATTCTGTGGACGGGAATATGAGGTAAATAAAATTTTAACAACCCCCGGCATTCCCTATTGCGAATGTGATGGGCTTATAAAGCCAGATGTTGTTCTGTATGAAGAGCCTTTAAAAAATGATATTATCAGCGATTCGATTAAATATATCTCCCAGGCAGACACTTTAATAGTTGGCGGAACCTCTCTTGTTGTATATCCTGCAGCAGGACTTATTCAATATTTCAATGGGGAAAACCTCGTTTTGATCAATAAAAGTCCTACTGATTATGATTCCTTTGCAAGTCTCACAATAGCTGAACCAATAGGGGAAGTTTTCTCACAGATCAAATTTTAA
- a CDS encoding argininosuccinate synthase, protein MDKVILAFSGGLDTSVCVKLLQEEYDLEVISVCVDVGQGEEEMKKAEIMAEQIGSSKHYNIDAKEEFANEYIARAIKANAEYEGYPLSTALARPLIAKKIIEIAEKEGAKAIAHGCTGKGNDQFRFEAVILAMSDFDIIAPVREFNLTRTEEQEYAASKGIQLKTDKIYSVDENIWGRSIEGGNLEDPANAPDEDIYEWTAGWESALNVPQEITIEFEEGIPVAINGEMMPLIDIIKKANLIAGENGIGRVDTIENRMIGLKSREIYEVPGAKLLIAAHQYLEELVLTTDELRFAEYMSTLYADLVYRALWQEPLREDLDQAFDQMQRRVSGEVTLRLFKGNITVLSRKSPYSLHSIEQITFEDKETDQREVEGMIKYHGLQAANYQKL, encoded by the coding sequence ATGGATAAAGTCATTCTTGCATTCAGTGGTGGATTAGATACCTCTGTTTGTGTTAAATTATTACAGGAAGAATACGATTTAGAAGTAATTTCAGTATGTGTAGATGTTGGACAAGGCGAAGAAGAAATGAAAAAAGCTGAAATAATGGCTGAACAGATTGGAAGTTCAAAACATTACAACATAGACGCAAAAGAAGAATTCGCAAATGAATACATCGCAAGAGCTATCAAAGCAAATGCAGAATACGAAGGATATCCTTTAAGTACTGCTCTTGCAAGACCTTTAATCGCTAAAAAAATTATTGAAATAGCTGAAAAAGAAGGAGCAAAAGCTATTGCACACGGATGTACTGGAAAAGGAAACGACCAATTCAGATTTGAAGCTGTAATTTTAGCAATGTCTGATTTCGATATCATTGCACCAGTTCGTGAATTTAACCTTACCAGAACTGAAGAACAAGAATATGCTGCTTCAAAAGGAATTCAACTTAAAACAGATAAGATTTACAGTGTAGATGAAAACATTTGGGGAAGAAGTATTGAAGGAGGAAACCTCGAAGACCCTGCAAATGCACCAGACGAAGACATTTACGAATGGACTGCAGGATGGGAATCTGCACTAAACGTACCTCAAGAAATCACCATTGAGTTTGAAGAAGGTATTCCAGTAGCAATCAATGGTGAAATGATGCCTTTAATAGACATCATCAAAAAAGCAAACTTGATTGCTGGTGAAAACGGTATTGGAAGAGTAGATACCATCGAAAACAGAATGATCGGACTTAAAAGTAGGGAAATCTATGAAGTTCCAGGTGCAAAATTGTTAATAGCTGCTCACCAATACTTAGAGGAATTGGTTTTAACAACTGATGAATTAAGATTTGCAGAATACATGAGTACCCTCTATGCTGACTTGGTATACAGGGCATTATGGCAAGAACCTTTAAGAGAAGACCTTGACCAAGCATTTGATCAAATGCAAAGAAGAGTAAGCGGAGAAGTAACCTTAAGACTTTTCAAAGGAAATATTACAGTATTATCCAGAAAATCCCCTTACAGTTTACACAGCATTGAACAAATCACCTTTGAAGACAAAGAAACCGATCAAAGAGAAGTTGAAGGTATGATTAAATACCACGGTCTTCAAGCTGCAAACTATCAAAAATTATAG